GTGATCCATCCTACTGCAATTATTGAGTCAGGTGCTCAACTGGGCGACAATGTATCGGTTGGTCCCTATAGCTACATCGGCAATGATGTTGTTATCGGAGACAACTGTAAAATAGAATCTCACGTCGTGATCAAAGGACCCAGCGTGATAGGTTCTGGTAACCATATTTTCCAGTTCGCATCAGTCGGCGAAGCCTGCCAAGATAAAAAGTACAAGGATGAACCAACTAAGCTGGTGATAGGTGACAACAATATTATCCGTGAATGCGCCACGATTCATCGCGGTACCATTCAGGATAAAGGCATCACTCAGATAGGCAGCAATAACCTGTTTATGGCGTACACCCATGTGGCACACGACGTTGTCATTGGCAACAACGTGATTTTCGCTAACAATGCGAGTGTCGCAGGGCATGTGCATGTCGGTGACTTTGTGATCTTGGCCGGTAATTCAGGTGTCCACCAGTTCTGTAAAATTGGCGCACATGCCTTTGTTGGTATGTACAGCGGAGTGAATCAGGACGTACCGCCATTTGTAACGACCACAGGCACACCAGCGCGACCCGCAGCGATAAACACAGAAGGGTTAAAGCGCCGTGGCTTTGAGTCGGATGAAATCATGGCCATTCGTCGTGCTTACAAGACTTTGTTCCGTAAAGGTCTTAAGCTTGATGAAGCGCTGGAAGTCATGCGTGAGGATGCCGCAAAGTTTGCCGGTGTCCAGCAGATGATTGACTTTATTGCGACCTCAGAAAGAGGACTGGTACGTTAAATTTAGATAACAACCGATAACCTTTCTACATCGCATATCTGTATCTGATATACTAACGCCATACAGCCTGTATGGCGTTTTTTTATTCTAAAATGAATCACATGGCCAACGAAAAAGAAATTACGATAGGGATTGTTGCCGGCGAGCTGTCTGGTGACATCTTAGGTGCAGGGCTTATCCATGCACTGCGCGAACATTATCCTAATGCACGATTTATCGGTATTGCCGGTCCAAAGATGATGGCGGCCGGATGCGAAACCTTATTCGATATGGAAGAGCTGGCCGTGATGGGCCTGGTGGAAGTATTGGGACGCCTGCCACGCTTGCTGAAAATCCGCAAACAACTGGTCGAACAGTTTATCGCAAACAAGCCGGATATTTACATTGGCATTGACGCGCCCGACTTTAACCTGCGCGTAGAAAAACCACTTAAAGCGGCTGGAATTAAAACGGTCCAGTACGTCAGTCCGTCGGTCTGGGCCTGGCGACAGAAACGCATTTTTAAAATCGCAGAAGCCACCAACCTGGTGTTATCCCTGCTGCCATTCGAAAAAGCCTTTTACGATAAACACGAAGTGCCGTGCACCTTTGTGGGCCACACGCTGGCGGATGAAATCCCGCTGGATGTGGATGTGTCAGCCGCGCGCGCGCAATTGGGACTAAAAGACTCAGATACTGTGCTGGCTTTGTTGCCAGGCAGTCGCGGCTCTGAAGTAAGCCAGCTCAGTGAAACCTATTTACTGACCGCCAAAGCGCTGGCGGATAAGATCCCCAACCTGAAAATTCTTGTGCCTCTGGTGAACGAAAAGCGCAAAGCGCAATTTCAGGCTATTCAGGCCCAGGTTGCCCCTGAGCTGAGAACCATTTTACTCGATGGCCAGTCCTCGCTGGCGATGACGGCAGCCACTGCGGTGTTACTCGCTTCGGGCACTGCAACACTGGAGGCCATGCTGTATAAAAAGCCAATGGTGGTCGGTTATAAGCTCAAGCCACTCAGTTATTGGATTTTTAATACCTTTTTTACCTTCAACATTAAGCACTTTTCGTTGCCAAATCTGTTGGCAGATGAAGCCCTGGTTGAAGAGTTTTTACAACAGGATTGTAACCCCGATGCACTCACAGATGCATTGCTACCTTTGCTGAAAGGAGACAACTCAGCGCTTATCCAACGTTTTTATGATATTCACCAGAATATTCGCCGTGATGCCAGCAAACAGGCGGCACAGGCTGTAGTGGAGTTAATAGATGCAAATTGAACGTCCTGATGTGCAGTATATTGCAGGCGTAGATGAAGTAGGCCGTGGCCCTTTAGTGGGCGACGTGGTAACAGCGGCGGTGATCCTGGATCCGGCCAACCCGATAGAAGGGCTGACGGATTCCAAAAAACTTACCGAGAAAAAGCGCTTACTGCTGGCTGAAGAGATCAAACAAAAAGCACTGTGCTACCACGTGGCACGCGCTACGGTGAGTGAAATTGATGAGCTGAATATCCTGCATGCCACTATGCTGGCCATGACGCGTGCGGTAGAAGGCTTAGCAGTGAAAGCCGAGTTTGTATTTGTTGACGGCAATCGCTTGCCCGAACTGAGTGTGCCTGCTCAGGCGGTAGTTAAAGGCGACAGCCTGGTCGCCGAGATCAGTGCCGCCTCTATCCTGGCAAAAGTGACCCGCGATCAGGAAATGCTGGAGCTGGATAAGCAGTATCCACAATATGGTTTTGCGGGACACAAAGGCTACCCGACCAAAGCCCATTTTGCTGCGCTCAGCGAACACGGCGCAACACCGCATCACAGAACCAGTTTCAAACCGGTACAGCGTATTCTGGCGGAGAAATCTTAGTTATGGCAGCACCTGAGTTTGTTCATTTAAGAGTACACAGCGACTTTTCTATGGTCGACGGGCTGGCAAAAACCAAGCCCATCGTGGCGCGCGCCGCCGAGCTGGGCATGCCCGCGTTTGCCATCACCGATCAGATGAACTTATGTGGCCTGGTACGCTTTTACGGCACGGCCCACGGTGCTGGCATTAAGCCGCTGGTCGGGGCCGACTTCTGGCTTAAGAGCGATCAGTTTCCGGACGAGCCCAGCCGCATTGTGGTACTGGCCAAAAACAACGAAGGGTATAAAAACCTTACCTTACTGATCTCCGAGGCCTATTTACGGGGTCACGTATTTCACCGCCCTGTGATAGACAAAGCGTGGCTGGCCAAATACAAAGAAGGCCTGATCTTATTGTCCGGTGCCAAAGACGGCGACGTGGGTAAAGCGCTATTGAAAGGCAACCCGCAACTGATTGCCGACACGGTGGAATTCTACGAAACCCACTTTGCTGACCATTATTATCTTGAACTACACCGTACAGGACGTGAGCAGGAAGAAGAATACCTGCATGCAGCAGTCGCGCTGGCAACAGAAAGAGGCTTGCCGGTGGTGGCAACCAACGAAGTGGTGTTCCTCCATGAACACGACTTCGAACCCCACGAAATTCGTGTGGCCATCCACGACGGCTACACGCTGGAAGATAAAAACCGTCCCAGACGCTTCTCTAAAGAGCAGTACCTGAAAACCCCTGAACAAATGCAGGAGCTATTCAGTGATATTCCGGAAGCGCTGCAAAACACGGTAGAGATTGCCAAACGTTGTAACGTCACCGTTCAGCTGGGCACGTACTTCCTGCCAGATTATCCGACCGGCGATTTAAAAATCGAAGACTTCCTGGTGAAGGTATCCCGAGATGGTCTGGAAGAGCGTTTACAGTTCCTATTCCCGGACGATGCTGAGCGCGCAGAAAAACGCGGTCCGTATGATGAGCGTCTGCAAATTGAGCTCGACGTAATCAACCAGATGGGATTCCCGGGCTACTTCCTGATCGTAATGGAGTTCATTCAGTGGAGTAAGGATAACGATATTCCGGTAGGGCCGGGACGGGGTTCCGGTGCGGGCTCACTGGTGGCGTATGCGTTAAAAATTACCGACCTGGACCCGCTGGAATTTGACCTGCTTTTCGAACGTTTCCTTAACCCGGAACGTGTTTCGATGCCCGACTTCGACGTCGACTTCTGTATGGACCGCCGGGATGAAGTAATCGACCACGTATCTAAGCTGTATGGTCGTCAGGCGGTCTCTCAGATCATCACCTTTGGTACCATGGCCGCCAAGGCGGTTATCCGGGATGTAGGGCGAGTGCTTGGTCACCCTTATGGTTTTGTCGACCGCATTTCTAAACTCGTCCCGGGCGATCCGGGTATGACCCTGGCCAAAGCCTTTGAGGTGGAGCCGCGTTTACCCGAAGTGTACGACGGCGATGAAGAAGTTCGAGAGCTGATAGACAAGTGTCGTATTCTTGAAGGTTGTACCCGTAACGCCGGTAAGCACGCCGGGGGCGTGGTTATCTCGCCCACCAGTATCACCGACTTTGCCGCGCTGTATTGCGATGAAGAAGGTAAGTTTCCGGTCACCCAGTTTGATAAAAACGACGTTGAAACGGCCGGTCTGGTTAAATTCGACTTCCTGGGTCTGCGTACACTGACTATCCTGCAGTGGGCGCTCGATATGACCAACGAGCGACTGGCGCGCGATGGCATTGAGCCGGTCGATATTGCTGCCATTCCATTGGATGATCCGGCCAGTTTTGAAGTGCTGCTCAGAGCCGAAACCACCGCGGTATTCCAGCTGGAATCGCGGGGGATGAAAGACTTGATCCGTCGCCTGAAGCCGGACTGCTTCGAAGATATGATCGCACTTGTAGCCTTGTTCCGTCCGGGTCCGCTGCAATCGGGCATGGTAGATAACTTTATCGACCGTAAGCATGGCCGCGAAGAGATCTCTTACCCGGATGCACAGTATCAGCACGAGAGTCTGCAACCTATCCTGGAGCCCACTTACGGGATCATCCTGTATCAGGAGCAGGTAATGCAGATAGCCCAGGTCCTGGCAGGGTATAGCCTGGGTGGCGCAGACTTGCTGCGTCGAGCCATGGGTAAGAAAAAGCCCGAGGAAATGGCCAAGCAGCGTAGCACCTTCGAAGACGGTGCCAGAGACAACGGCGTTGACGGCGAACTGGCAATGAAGATCTTCGATCTGGTAGAGAAGTTCGCGGGTTACGGCTTTAACAAGTCACACTCTGCTGCATATGCACTGGTATCATATCAGACGCTGTGGATGAAGACCCATTATCCGGCCGAGTTTATGGCGGCGGTTATGTCGGCGGATATGGATAACACCGATAAAATCGTGACCCTGGTCGATGAATGCGAAAACATGAAGTTGACGCTGCTGCCACCGGACGTTAACGCGGGTGTGTATAAGTTTGCGGTAAACCGCCAGGGCGAAATCGTCTATGGTATCGGTGCTATTAAAGGCGTAGGTGAAGGCCCGGTTGAAGCCATTCTGGAAGCCCGTGAGCAGGGCGGCCCGTTTAAAGACTTATTCGATTTTTGTGCCCGGGTTGACCTTAAACGCCTGAACCGCAGGGTGATTGAAAAACTGATTTACGCAGGCGCGCTGGACCAGCTGGGTCCGGAGAAAACCCAGCCAGGGCGTGCCACCTTATTGGCTAGCCTGAAAGACGCCATGAAGTCTGCTGAGCAACACCATAAGGCCGAGTCACTGGGGCAAAGCGATTTGTTTGGCCTGCTGGCCGTTGAGCCAGACGAAGTTGAGCAGGCATTTGTTAAAGCGGTCCCGTTGTCGGATGATGAATGGTTGCAGGGTGAAAAAGACACCCTGGGCTTGTATCTGACCGGTCATCCGATCAATCAGTACAGAAAAGAGTTAAAAAACTACACTTCTGGTCGTCTAGTAGAACTACAGCCGACGAATCGCGATGTGCAATCGACGGCTGCCGGATTGGTTATCAATGCAAGGGTACTGGTCAACAAAAAAGGCAAGCGTTGGGGTCTGATAACTTTAGATGACAAGAGCGCACGAATTGATGTACGCTTATTCCCTGAACAGTTTGAAATGTACCAAGATATGCTGCAAATGAACCAAATCTTGGTAATATCCGGACAGGTCAGCTTTGATAACTTCTCCGGCGGCATTACAATGACCGCCAGAGAAGTCTGCACCATAGCTCAGGCCCGCGAAAAGCGGATCAGTGCGATAAAAATGACCCTGAATATGGTGCAAATTGACACGAACTTCATAGATAATCTGAAAAAAGTACTGGAACCGTACAAATTCGGTACATGTCCGGTCAAAATCCAATATCAGCGCCCGGACGCGATAGCGGAAGTGACATTAGGTATGCAATGGTGTGTGACGCCCAGTGATGATCTCCTCAGACGATTATCCAAGATGGCGGCGCAGGAAATAGAACTAGAATTTAATTAAACAGGTAGTTTAGAGCATGAGCCTCAATTATCTTGAATTTGAGCTTCCGATTGCAGAATTAGAAGCAAAAATCAATGAATTACAAAACGTAAGCCGCTCTGGCAGTCTTGATCTCAGCCTCGAAGAAGAGATCAGCCGCCTCAAGGAAAAAAGCGTAGAGCAAACGAAAAAGATCTTCGACAACCTGGGTGCCTGGCAGGTATCTCAGTTGGCGCGTCATCCGCTTCGTCCTTATACACGCGATTATATCGAGCGTATTTTCACTGAATTTGACGAGTTTGCGGGCGACCGTACATTCGCAAATGACCCGGCTATTCTGGGTGGGGTTGCACGTCTAGACGACAAACCCGTTATGGTTATCGGCCAGCAAAAAGGCCGCGACACAGCTGAAAAAATCAAGCGCAACTTTGGTATGCCAAAGCCTGAAGGGTATCGTAAAGCCCTGCGTCTGATGGAAATGGCTGAGCGTTTTAAAATGCCAATCATCACTTTCATCGACACGCCGGGCGCCTATCCGGGTGTTGGCGCTGAAGAGCGTGGCCAGAGTGAAGCAATTGCACGTAACCTTAAAGTGATGGCTGCACTGAAAGTGCCGACCATCTGTACCGTGATTGGTGAGGGTGGTTCTGGTGGTGCACTGGCCATTGGTGTGGGCGACCGCGTTAACATGCTTCAGTACAGCACCTACTCTGTTATCTCACCTGAAGGGTGTGCCTCTATCCTGTGGAAGAGTGCAGAAAAAGCCCCTCTGGCCGCAGAAGCCATGGGTGTATCTGCAGCACGCGTTAAAGAGCTGGATCTCATCAATACTATTATTGATGAGCCTATGGGTGGCGCACATCGTAACTACGACACGATGGCGAAGAACCTCAAAGCACAGCTTAAGCGTGACCTGGGCGAACTGGAAGCACTGAGCACAGAAGAAATGCTGGAGCAACGTTACCAGCGTCTGATGTCATTTGGTTATTGCTAAGCCACTGTGACACAGCAAGACTGAAAAAAGCCGCATTGCGGCTTTTTTTGTACCTGCGAAACCAGGATAATACGACCTAAGTACCGACAACGTCCGTGATTATGATTCAGACCCCGCTTTATAAACGCTTTGCTGCCAGCCTGGATAACTTACTGGCTGATGAGTCAGCGCATGCTAAAACGCAGACGCTAACGCGTGGCCTCACTGTGGCGCTCTCCGGCGGGGTTGACTCTGTGGTGCTGCTGCACCTGTGCCATCATTATGTGCAGTGCAATTCTCGGCTGGCGTTGCAGGCAATTTATGTTGATCATGGTTTGTCGCCTAATTCTCTAAAGTGGCAGGCGTTTTGTAAGGCACAATGTGAGGCGCTTGCCATCGACTTTACCCCGGTTTCGGTCAAGGTGGTGGCACAAAGTCGTCAGAGCCTTGAAGCGCAGGCCCGTGCAGCACGTTACGAGGCACTGGACAGGCAGGCTTATCCGCATCATGCATTGGTGCTGGGGCAGCACGCGGACGATCAGGTTGAAACCTTTCTATTGCGCCTCAAACGGGGCTCTGGTCTTAAAGGGCTGGGCGCTATGCAGGCACGCACCGAGTTGCCATCCGGGCGGGTATGTCTGAGGCCCTTGCTCACATCCCAGCGTACAGACATAGAAGCATTTGCCAAGACATTTGGGATTTCTCACATAGAAGATGAGTCTAACCTCAGCGACCGCTTTGACCGCAACTTTTTGCGTAACCAGATATTGCCCTTGTTAAAATCCCGTTTTACAGGCTTTGTTCCCAGCGTTATGCGCACCATCGAGCTGTTACAGGGGCAGCAGGCATTGCTGGATGAAATCACCCGGGCCGATCTTTTGCATTGCCTGGATGAACAAAGCTTGTCTGTTAAGCGCCTGGCAGAGTTTGCGCCATTACGCCAGCAAAACCTGGTGCGTGCCTGGCTGGCCGAGCAGGGCGTTCAGATGCCGTCGCAAAAACAGCTTGATCAGATCCTGACACAGGCATTGAATGCCAAAGCAGATGCACAGATGGCAGTTACTTTGCCTGCCGGGCAGGTTAGGCGTTTCAGAGACAACTTATACTGGGTCTGTGAGCAGGCACCCAGGCAGTCGCACAGCAATATCGCACTGGCGACTGTGATGCTGGATGACAGCACGACATTATGTGTTATTGAGGGGAAGGGGGTTCGCCATCCAATGCCTGATGAACAGGTGTCGGTGCGATTTAACTGCCTGAGCGAGAAAGTTAAACCGCTTGGGCGTAGTGGCCGTAATACCCTCAAGCACTGGCTAAAAGATTATGGTGTCCCCACCTGGGAGCGCGGTCGTGTGCCGCTGATTTATTACAACGATGAATTAGTACAGGTGGTGGGATTTTTCGTCAATGAGGCGTATGCATCGTCTCAGGGACTCAACTGGAAGTTAGAAGATGCAAGAAACACACAAGATCGGTGAATCGCTGGCAAACAAAGCTATCTGGGCAGTGCTTGGCTGCGGTGCTTTGTTTTTTATTCTGGCAATGAATGGTGGCCTGAATATCGGCAATCTTGTGCTCAGCCTGAGCGTGGGTGGGCTGAGTGCGGCGCTGTTACTGGCCTACTGGCACGGCAAGGGCGGGAGCTTTTTTATCTTTGGCCTGGGTGCACCTATGCTGGCCGTTATTTTCAGCGAACTGCCAAACTTTTTGTCACTGGCATGGGTGATCAACAGCTTCTTCGCGGGTTTTGCACTGCTACTGTTGCTGTATAAGCTGGTTTTACTGCGTAAGTAAGGACCATATTGCGTTAGGGGACGCAATATGGTCAGGCAGTTTGTTGTTTAGATTGTCCGGGCGCAGTCTCTGCCGGCGTCCTTAGCGCGATACAGCCCCTTATCCGCCCGCGAGAAAATTTCATTCGGGCAATCCTGGCTGGTTGCCAGCGTAAAGCCAATGCTGGTGGTAACATTATGGCTCTTCATGATAGTACAGCATCTGACAGATGCCATGATGCGCTCCGCAATCACTTTATTGGTGGTAAAGGCCGGGTCGTCAATCAGGATCGCAAACTCATCGCCGCCAAAACGAAACACGGTGTCTGTTGCCCGCACGGATGACTCCAGAATGCGCGCAAATTCAATTAAAACATCGTCACCCATTTTATGGCCGTACAGGTCATTCACTTGCTTAAAGTTATCCAAATCCAGCAGCATCAGGCTAAAATTGCAGTGATGACGGCGGCTGCGTTCAAGCTTTTTGGCCAAAAACTCATTAAACTGGCTGCGATTAGACAAGCCGGTCAGCGAATCTTTGGTGGCCAGCTTGAGCACCCGCTGATACATCAAGGCGTTTCTGAGTGGATACAATAAGCAGGTATGCAGCTGAATAAGCCGTGCCTGCAACGCCTCGCTCAGGCGATATTTACTAAAATACACAATCTGACCCAGATGCTGGTTGTTTAACTCCAGATCAAAAGTATAAGGGCTCAGCTGGTTGTTGCTTTGCTGCATCTGAAACACGCCTTCACTGGAGTGAAACTGCAATCCGGCGAGGTTTATAATGCGCTTAATATAGCCAGCAAAGATGTCGAGCAGTCCATTTACATCGAGCGTTGTTTGTAATTTTTCAGTCAGGCTCATTGGGTTTTCGGGGACGTGCGACATTTGCATTTGCGCGTTAAACGGCAAAAAATCCCCGCGCGTCGGTGCCCGCTGAGTCAAAATATGGACATTTTCCATCTAGTATTCCCCTAAAGTACAACATTCAGTCTGTTCTAAGCGAGTTTCATGCCAAAAATTTAAACTGGCTGAAAAACAGCTGCTTGCTATATTTAGTAGTGAATAAAAAATGCTCACCACTATTTTATTGACGCTTGGGAGGCGCTTTGCAGCAAAATTTTGCCGGGTTTTTAGGTGAGGATGTCACCAGTACGCTAGTTGCCGCCCTGGAGGGCCAGTTTACCGGGTTGATAGCCTTATTGCTCTGTGCCGTGGCGCTGGTATGGTCGTTTAAGCGGGTTGGATTGCCGCCTATTCTGGCTTACTTGTTAACCGGCCTGCTGGCGGGCAGCTATGGTTTTGGCTGGATCAACAATAGTCATGAGATCCAACTGATAGCTGAGCTGGGCATTGTGTTTTTATTGTTTAGTCTGGGGTTGGAGTTTTCGATTCCCAAACTGATGGCAATGCGTAGCGTGGTATTTGGGCTCGGTAGCTTACAGGTGCTGGTCACCACCGTTGTGCTGGCGGTGATCTTAAAGTACCTGGGGTTTAACTGGATTGAAGCCCTGATCATTGCCAGCCTGATAGCCTTGTCTTCCACAGCCGTTGTGGTGAAAGAGCTCAAAGAGCGGGGCATTTTGAATATTCGCCGTGGTCAGCTGGCAGTGGGGGTTTTGCTGTTCCAGGACATTGCCGTGGTCCCGCTGCTGATCACCATTCCTTTATTAAGCCAGTCTGATAACCAGGTATTAGTCGGCGCGCTTATTCTTGCGCTCGCCAAAGGCGCGTTTGTCTGTATGCTGTTATGGGCCATTGGCAAATGGGTGTTGCCCAAAGTCTTTAACGAAGTAGCGATGGCTCGCACCGATGAGCTATTTGTACTGACCACTCTGGTGGTAGCGCTGTGTGCCGGGGCGCTGACCTATGCGTTTGGCCTTTCTATGGCGCTGGGCGCATTTCTGGCCGGAATGATGCTCGGCGAGAGCCAGTTCAGGCATCAACTCGAAGCAGAAATACGGCCCTTTCGCGATATTCTGATGGGGCTGTTCTTTGTGACTGTGGGCACACAGCTCGATGTGTCGTATGTGATCCAGTCGTTTATCTATATTGTGCTGGTTCTGGCGCTGCTGATTGTGCTGAAACTGGCCATTATTTTCCTGCTGGCCCAGCTGATGGGCGAGCGCCGTAAAGACGCCTTTGCAGCCGGTGTGTTGCTGTGGCAAATGGGCGAATTTGGCTTTGTACTGGTGGCGCTGGCGGGCAAACACCAGTTGCTCAGTGCCGAGGTAGCCTCGTTCCTGATAGCGCTGGGGGTGTTGTCTATGGCATTAACCCCGTATTTGATCAGCGAAACTGATCGGCTGATCAAGCTGTTTGGTATCGACAGCGAAGGGCGACCAGAGCCACACGAGCAGGGTTTTATAGACTCCAGCAAGGTTAAAAACCACGTGGTGATTTTTGGTTATGCGCGGGTTGGGCAGACCATTGCCCGGTTTTTGCGCCCGGAAGCCATTCCATATATTGCCGTAGAGCGGAACCCAGCCATTGTTCAGGAAGCGATAACCGCCGGAGAGCCGGTAGTATTTGGCGATCCAACCCAGCAGGAAGTGCTCAAATCCGCCAATGTCAGTGAAGCCCGTCTGGTAATCGTATCGCTCAATGACTTCGATAAAGCCCAGGCTGTGATAGACGCCGTGAAGCGCTTTGCCCCTGAGGTAAAAATTCTGGTGCGAATGAAGGACGATACTCACCTGGAGGCACTCAAAGAACTCGGTGCCACAGAGGTTGTGCCAGAGTCACTGGAGGCTAGCCTGATGATGGTATCGCATGTGTTATATATGTCTGGCGTGCCGATGCGGCGGATCCTCAAGCGGGTAAGCATTGAAAGGCAAAACCGCTACGAATATTTGCACGGCTTTTTTACCGGCGACAGCCAGGAAATGAAAGAGTACGCGGGCGCAGACGGTGCCAGCTACAGCTCAGACAGGCTGGAGTATTTGCATGCCATTGCGCTGCCGGACGACGCCTTTGCGGTCGATAAGTCAATTGCAGAGCTGGACCTGGCACGCCATAAAGTGGTGGTAAAAGCACTGCGGCGCAATGGCGAAGAAATCTCTATGCCGGATGAAGAGATCACCTTATGTGCCAGCGATGTTTTGCTTCTTAAGGGCAAACCGCGGCGGGTGGAGCGGGCCGAACAATTTCTGCTGGACGGCCTGCCATAGCGCAGGCCATGGGTTAGTCCAGCTCCAGAAAGGCGCGAATTTCGTCCAGCCGGGCAAGCCCATCCTGATAGCCATACTCTATTAACTCCCGGGTATAGGCTTTTTCGAACAACAAGTAACTGGTCAAACTCGATGGCGAATGCCGTCTTACCCCGATAGAGCGCAGTAAGAGCTTAATG
The Pseudoalteromonas viridis DNA segment above includes these coding regions:
- the lpxA gene encoding acyl-ACP--UDP-N-acetylglucosamine O-acyltransferase, with product MIHPTAIIESGAQLGDNVSVGPYSYIGNDVVIGDNCKIESHVVIKGPSVIGSGNHIFQFASVGEACQDKKYKDEPTKLVIGDNNIIRECATIHRGTIQDKGITQIGSNNLFMAYTHVAHDVVIGNNVIFANNASVAGHVHVGDFVILAGNSGVHQFCKIGAHAFVGMYSGVNQDVPPFVTTTGTPARPAAINTEGLKRRGFESDEIMAIRRAYKTLFRKGLKLDEALEVMREDAAKFAGVQQMIDFIATSERGLVR
- the lpxB gene encoding lipid-A-disaccharide synthase — its product is MANEKEITIGIVAGELSGDILGAGLIHALREHYPNARFIGIAGPKMMAAGCETLFDMEELAVMGLVEVLGRLPRLLKIRKQLVEQFIANKPDIYIGIDAPDFNLRVEKPLKAAGIKTVQYVSPSVWAWRQKRIFKIAEATNLVLSLLPFEKAFYDKHEVPCTFVGHTLADEIPLDVDVSAARAQLGLKDSDTVLALLPGSRGSEVSQLSETYLLTAKALADKIPNLKILVPLVNEKRKAQFQAIQAQVAPELRTILLDGQSSLAMTAATAVLLASGTATLEAMLYKKPMVVGYKLKPLSYWIFNTFFTFNIKHFSLPNLLADEALVEEFLQQDCNPDALTDALLPLLKGDNSALIQRFYDIHQNIRRDASKQAAQAVVELIDAN
- the rnhB gene encoding ribonuclease HII; translated protein: MQIERPDVQYIAGVDEVGRGPLVGDVVTAAVILDPANPIEGLTDSKKLTEKKRLLLAEEIKQKALCYHVARATVSEIDELNILHATMLAMTRAVEGLAVKAEFVFVDGNRLPELSVPAQAVVKGDSLVAEISAASILAKVTRDQEMLELDKQYPQYGFAGHKGYPTKAHFAALSEHGATPHHRTSFKPVQRILAEKS
- the dnaE gene encoding DNA polymerase III subunit alpha, which codes for MAAPEFVHLRVHSDFSMVDGLAKTKPIVARAAELGMPAFAITDQMNLCGLVRFYGTAHGAGIKPLVGADFWLKSDQFPDEPSRIVVLAKNNEGYKNLTLLISEAYLRGHVFHRPVIDKAWLAKYKEGLILLSGAKDGDVGKALLKGNPQLIADTVEFYETHFADHYYLELHRTGREQEEEYLHAAVALATERGLPVVATNEVVFLHEHDFEPHEIRVAIHDGYTLEDKNRPRRFSKEQYLKTPEQMQELFSDIPEALQNTVEIAKRCNVTVQLGTYFLPDYPTGDLKIEDFLVKVSRDGLEERLQFLFPDDAERAEKRGPYDERLQIELDVINQMGFPGYFLIVMEFIQWSKDNDIPVGPGRGSGAGSLVAYALKITDLDPLEFDLLFERFLNPERVSMPDFDVDFCMDRRDEVIDHVSKLYGRQAVSQIITFGTMAAKAVIRDVGRVLGHPYGFVDRISKLVPGDPGMTLAKAFEVEPRLPEVYDGDEEVRELIDKCRILEGCTRNAGKHAGGVVISPTSITDFAALYCDEEGKFPVTQFDKNDVETAGLVKFDFLGLRTLTILQWALDMTNERLARDGIEPVDIAAIPLDDPASFEVLLRAETTAVFQLESRGMKDLIRRLKPDCFEDMIALVALFRPGPLQSGMVDNFIDRKHGREEISYPDAQYQHESLQPILEPTYGIILYQEQVMQIAQVLAGYSLGGADLLRRAMGKKKPEEMAKQRSTFEDGARDNGVDGELAMKIFDLVEKFAGYGFNKSHSAAYALVSYQTLWMKTHYPAEFMAAVMSADMDNTDKIVTLVDECENMKLTLLPPDVNAGVYKFAVNRQGEIVYGIGAIKGVGEGPVEAILEAREQGGPFKDLFDFCARVDLKRLNRRVIEKLIYAGALDQLGPEKTQPGRATLLASLKDAMKSAEQHHKAESLGQSDLFGLLAVEPDEVEQAFVKAVPLSDDEWLQGEKDTLGLYLTGHPINQYRKELKNYTSGRLVELQPTNRDVQSTAAGLVINARVLVNKKGKRWGLITLDDKSARIDVRLFPEQFEMYQDMLQMNQILVISGQVSFDNFSGGITMTAREVCTIAQAREKRISAIKMTLNMVQIDTNFIDNLKKVLEPYKFGTCPVKIQYQRPDAIAEVTLGMQWCVTPSDDLLRRLSKMAAQEIELEFN
- the accA gene encoding acetyl-CoA carboxylase carboxyl transferase subunit alpha; this encodes MSLNYLEFELPIAELEAKINELQNVSRSGSLDLSLEEEISRLKEKSVEQTKKIFDNLGAWQVSQLARHPLRPYTRDYIERIFTEFDEFAGDRTFANDPAILGGVARLDDKPVMVIGQQKGRDTAEKIKRNFGMPKPEGYRKALRLMEMAERFKMPIITFIDTPGAYPGVGAEERGQSEAIARNLKVMAALKVPTICTVIGEGGSGGALAIGVGDRVNMLQYSTYSVISPEGCASILWKSAEKAPLAAEAMGVSAARVKELDLINTIIDEPMGGAHRNYDTMAKNLKAQLKRDLGELEALSTEEMLEQRYQRLMSFGYC
- the tilS gene encoding tRNA lysidine(34) synthetase TilS encodes the protein MIQTPLYKRFAASLDNLLADESAHAKTQTLTRGLTVALSGGVDSVVLLHLCHHYVQCNSRLALQAIYVDHGLSPNSLKWQAFCKAQCEALAIDFTPVSVKVVAQSRQSLEAQARAARYEALDRQAYPHHALVLGQHADDQVETFLLRLKRGSGLKGLGAMQARTELPSGRVCLRPLLTSQRTDIEAFAKTFGISHIEDESNLSDRFDRNFLRNQILPLLKSRFTGFVPSVMRTIELLQGQQALLDEITRADLLHCLDEQSLSVKRLAEFAPLRQQNLVRAWLAEQGVQMPSQKQLDQILTQALNAKADAQMAVTLPAGQVRRFRDNLYWVCEQAPRQSHSNIALATVMLDDSTTLCVIEGKGVRHPMPDEQVSVRFNCLSEKVKPLGRSGRNTLKHWLKDYGVPTWERGRVPLIYYNDELVQVVGFFVNEAYASSQGLNWKLEDARNTQDR
- a CDS encoding GGDEF domain-containing protein, with product MENVHILTQRAPTRGDFLPFNAQMQMSHVPENPMSLTEKLQTTLDVNGLLDIFAGYIKRIINLAGLQFHSSEGVFQMQQSNNQLSPYTFDLELNNQHLGQIVYFSKYRLSEALQARLIQLHTCLLYPLRNALMYQRVLKLATKDSLTGLSNRSQFNEFLAKKLERSRRHHCNFSLMLLDLDNFKQVNDLYGHKMGDDVLIEFARILESSVRATDTVFRFGGDEFAILIDDPAFTTNKVIAERIMASVRCCTIMKSHNVTTSIGFTLATSQDCPNEIFSRADKGLYRAKDAGRDCARTI